The following nucleotide sequence is from Triticum dicoccoides isolate Atlit2015 ecotype Zavitan chromosome 7B, WEW_v2.0, whole genome shotgun sequence.
gtgagATTCTTCCATGTGGGGTATAGTTCGTGTGTGGATTTAAGTTTGAGGGATTAATTAGTTAGCTACACACATTTTTTGCTCCACAAATTTAAGGAGTTACGGTTTGAGGGGGAGTTTGGGGAGTTTGAATTTTGGGGTTCAGTTATAGATCAccgaagagcatctccaacaaggaaCCAAATCCAAGGGGAGCTCAGCACGGTGGATAGCAAGCAAATGAATAAGTACGTGCAGGAGGAGTGTCACACTCTGTTGGGTTGACTGCTGGTCGCCCTGGCTAGTTTGGCCTTTGTCCATCCGGAGGAGAGAAGGAAAATAACAAAGAGGAAGGGAAGTTTGGGATAAAGTTTGCGCGGCAATGGGCACGAGAGATGGCACACCTCATCTTGGGGACACTATTGGTGCACAAGGACAGGCGCTCGTCGTCACCATGGTAAGATGGTGCGTGCTatatacttgctatgcttgtgggagCTTTGAAAGCATCGGAATGCAATTTTGTTTGACGGTGAGGCATGGTGCGCGCGAGAGTACTTCAGCGTATTGCGAGTGAGAGTAAGGTGTGGAGTGTAGCAGGTTTAGTGAGTGGAGATGTTGATGCTTTCCTGGCCGTGGCATCCTTGTGGGGAGAGCATGGAGAAATTCACTTAGGGTTAGCCCTGGGATGGATTTGTCGTGTCCCTCCACGTAAGCACGTCATGTAAAACTTGTTTGGTGGTGGGTTTTTATAACCTTTATTCTCTAATATATATGATACGTGCATTCATGCGTATTGAGAAAAAAAGGAAGGAAAGCCGAGAAAAATAGAGAATTTATAAAATGTTTTGAGAAAAATCAAACtttatttttttcatgaattttaaaatgcTCACCGATTTTTTTAGATGTCAagaatttgagaaaatgttcaaGAAGAGAATATTTTCATGAATTTAAAgttgttcatgaattaaaaaaaattCACGAAGTTGAAACGAATTCAAAAATATATATGAACTTAAAACTATTCATGAATTTAAGAAACATTCATGTATGTAGTGTTTATGTAAtataaaatagaaagaaaaaagttTGAAAAAATGAGCAAAATAAATAAGAAAATAGAAAGGAATAGAGAACCCGGTAAAACCAGCAGCGATAAACATTGAGAAGGGGAAAACGGCCTAAAGCTTCCTGAAACCGGGCAAAAGCTTCCTAAAACTCAGGGAAGAAATGGCAGGTTGTGAGCTGGCCTAATAGCACATCCTGGTGCATTTGGCTCGATGTGTAGCGTGTTACGCCTGGAGAGGGAAATCCGGAAAACACTAATTAGAGGATACCCTTTACAAAGGACACCCTCACCTTCTTTGGTTGTGACGTTAGTTGTCGTAACCTGGGAGTTTTGCCTTTTTCCGTAGATTTGttattcaaaatgtttttatctcttaaatcgtgcGTCTACATTGCGAACAGTTTTCATCATTGGATTTCTCGTGtcaagatctttgaaactagatcccatattaaTAGGTCGATAAACTTTTTCACACAAAAACAGGGAAAAAGGGCGGAAAAAAACTGAGCCGGAAGCTCGGTTTTCCCCCACTATTTTTCCTTTTTAGAGAGGCACTCGCCGAAGCAAATATATGCCTCCACACGAAGCAGATCTGTCCTCTCATGgaagaaaaaatgcatttttttttgctttttcgtgAGGCACAATTGCGCCACTCGCGAAAGCAAAACTatgcctccacgagaagcaaatatgtgcctctcgcgaaagaatatGTGCCTCTTGCGGAAACAAACCTGTTCGTCCTATTTTAAGAAACTCCCTCATGGAGGATTGTAAATTTCTTCGGTGGTAATTTAATTGCAGGCTGGgccttttctcaaaaaaaaaaaaacatctaTGAAGCATACCTAATTAACTGATGACACAATGGAAAGGCACCTAGCATAAGTTTAAAACCAGACTTTTAAAAGCATTCAACTTGCTATCTTgtttgcgaaccaacctgtggttggatggttagagggattgtggtatccccagcccaccagggttcaagtcctgctgctcatatttattcctggatttatttcaggattttcggcgatgcacattcagtggaggaggcgtttccgtcgatgacgaggtggctacggtgacttcgtaaatttcaagatgatataacggctcagtctttcggatgtgctcatagggatatgttgtgcgtgtgtgcgttcataggggtgagtgtatgcgcgtgtatatgagcgtttgtgtctgtactgtgttcaaaaaaaaACTTGCTATCTTGGATTTCTCTACAAATCACCCTAGTTCACCTAATTTGCCCCTAAAGTTGCTAAATATTACCCATCAATGCCACCTATAAGTGAGGAAAAACGGTTCAGTGTTTTTCGCGGTGCTAGACCATGGTTTATGTAAAAGCGGTGTCCCTAGGGTACAGAAGGATTTAAGTAGTGTGTtggctggagcgtcggtcttgtatCTGTGAGATGCGGGTTCTCAAGACCCGACTCCCTCATCTTTTTTcacctttttctgtttctttttcctgaTAGACTTTTTTTGTTTCTATTTCCTGACAGATTAAAATGGTCTTCAAAATATTTATCTTTCAAACACTAACTCAAAatgtaacatgttatatatgaaatggtCTTCAGAATATTTATCTTTCAAACACTAACTCAAAatataacatgttatatatgaaaaaaaaacctGAGAAAAAAACACTAACTCGAAATATAACATGTTACTCCTATATATGAAAAACAAAACCTGAGAAAATGTGTATCTCTACCTAATGTTAAAAGGAGGATTGTTTCTCCACTTTTTTTCATCATCAAAGTGTTTCGTAtgtgttattttattttattttcgtacgTTGTTCTGTTTTATCGGTCGTTTGCGTTGCACATAAATGAAACTAGGTTCAAAGTGAAATTATGTTGGAAGGAGGAATCGAACCTCGCCTACTTAGAAAGACAAGGCTCAATCTAACTAGGTGACCTAACTATAGTTCTTTGAAAATTGTAAGGAAGGAATCCTCTTATCTTAAAGATATTTTCACAACAACAAAAAAGAACCTTTGAAGCATACACGCGCGATAAAATTTACACGCTAGCCTCCCCTTCGTACGTAGGATGCTGGCCTCGACCGTTGATCTACACTTTTTTTTGTGAGTAGCACCATCCTTCTCTTATGGGCCTTCTCTTATGGGCTATGATCGAGCTAATCTTTTGGAATTTGTGGGAATCAGGGCATTTTATCACCTCAGTAAAAAGAGAGAGCGCGTTTAGAAGAATATACAAATGATTCTATAAAAAGAATATACAAATTATAGTCTCACCTTGCTATCTCATATCAATTTCCACCAATTTATATATGTTGATAAGTTACTTGGAATATCAACAAGTGGCTTCCGGAATAAACAAACATATGATGAAAACGGAAGAGAGGCCTTCCAATGAATTAGCAAGCATGGGAGAGACCACTCAAAAAAAGAAGCACCGGAGAGACACAAAATATTAGTTCATGTAGTCAATAGACCTGCATATTTCATCATCAGGGAAGAACCAGGACCGAAACGTCCAATTGCACCGGCGAATTGCACTCGCGCACCTAAGTGTGATGCTTCGCCGCTCACAGGTTGATGACCCGTAGATGCGACAAGCGGGCATTGAACCCACAACCATCAACTGCACGCAGGATCACATGGAAACTTTCTTGAAATAGATAGAAGGTGTGACTATCATCTTCTCCGTGTAGAGAATTGTTCGAGCACATGGCAATGGGATGTCTGACATGAATTTCGCATAAACCAGCCTCCTTTTCCATAAAAAGTCTCTAGCCGAGGCTATGTGGCAATCCTTCTTCAGTATCCATAGATCATAGAAAACGCAGATGTTGTGAGCTAGCATATTTTGCCAGGGGCatgtgattttttttctcccgttgcaacgcacgggcctttttgctagtaagAATTAATCTATCGAGTGTTTGAAATTGATTGAAAGTGCGTTCATCAATTAATTGTAGAATATATCTAAGGAgcaagacaaaggattggctatcTATTCTTCGAGCGAAGTAAGCTTTTCTTGGACAATAAGGCTCTCAGCACAGCGTCTCTAGGGGTATATGTAATCCCAGCACAAAGAGGCAGAAAATAACAATTGGACAATAAGGATCTGTCCTATTTCCTTCTGATCCACACATAACCAGGAACGAATTTGTCATTCTGCAGTATACCTCTTGTGTGATTGGGTGATTTTTTTACTCTCGTCTCCTTTACCTTTGTGGATGTCATCGGGGCACTACAGAGCTTGCTCTTGAGCCGTTGGCTCTTTctcactctctcttctcatttctcctGGCCCTACTTTAAAAAGCCTGTTTTGTGCATATGTATAGGTATGCATTTTGTCGCCTTTGCTCTCAAAAGAAACTTGAACAGGATGCTCTTGCCAAACGAATGATCATTATGAAAGGAATGGGAAACTAAGAGGGGAGGATACACATGCAAAAAAGATGGTTAGTTCTGGATTGACTCAGGTCTTGTAGGTAACTGTTTTGTGATATGCTCATGCACTTCGGACCTGATCATGTTCGTTTGCATGTTGAGTTCCTATGTGTTCATGCTTATATGTGTGTACCAATGTTGTTGCAGCAACGAAAGCCTTCTATATATATCATAGACTGTTTTCATTTACCAGATTGGATTGGAGGATaccaaaatgtatgctagtgagccGGATATCCACTTTGGCTCCCGAGCACATATGCTCTTGATATCTGGACCGAACAATGCTTTCAAGATTCGGACCAGCCAATGTATAGGGCCTGTATTTCATATTTACTGATTATTTCTGACTGTCTGCATGGCCCATGTCTGCTCTGCGTATTAAATAGGAAAGCCACTGTTTCCCCGGGCGGCCCATGACATCCCAGGGCATCCTGGACTGATATCCTTTACCTGGTCCAGTGCTACCGTTGAGCTGCCAGACATGCATTAAAATCCCACTACTGTCAACTCAAATATACCAACGATTATTAATCAAGCAGTTTTCCAAGGCAGTACAAACTAATATCTACCCACGATTAATCAAGACTTCTCGGAGGCAGTAAAAAGCAAAACATTGCTCTCACAAAAACAATCAACTATCTACATGGCAAGTTCACAAAAAATATATCACTCCAGCCAGGGAACGTTGATCTTCACTCTCATCCCATGCCCTTTCTGCTCTAAGAGCTGGTGATGTTCATAGCTCGGCATGGAGAGAGACCAGGCacaccattctactccctccgtccggaaatacttgtcagagaaatggatgtatctagacgtattttagttctagatacattcatttttatgcatttctccgacaagtatttccggacggagggagtacaattgaTGTCTCATGCGTGATATTCAGTTCCTACACATTTTTTTTACTTTGTTCTCGAGTGTTCTCAACAAATATGATACTGTTCTAAAAAAATATGACACTGAATTGCTACAATAATACAATGTTGCTACAATGAAAATTAACTACATAACTTAGCCGTAAGAAAAAATCTTAGCAAATCTGTTTTCTTTGAACATGCCCATCTATTTCTCATAAGCAACATTGTCATCTCCCAATCTTACAAGTTCTGGAGGATGCGTGTAAAGGCTAAAGAGTGTAGTGCCGGTGGGTTACTGATTGCTGTTGCGGTCCTTGGTCTGCTCGTGTTGGAAATGCTCACGAAGAAATCTTACATGACCTTCACAGACGAACTTCAGACATACTGCCAATGATAACAGCAACCCCAAATGAAGTTACCTTTGAGGCATGGCAGCATAGCAATTTCATATGAGCAAACTGTCCACATTGGCAGTCAAATTTTTACCTCATAAATCGCTATGCTCTGCCTCTCGCTCTTCTCTGCCTGGTTGTGCGTCGCATTGCAAAACTTGTTTTCTTGTTGATCTCTGCAACATGGTAAGCCCCTGCCTCATATAGGACCTGGCCGAAGCCGAACTGTTCAAATATATAGCACGTGCACATATCTTACTTGCGTGTTACTCGATAGTTAGGTTGGCATGACATCCCTTATGGCCATGAACCAATTCTGATCTTCATCAAGACCAAAGTAAATTAGTGGATAGTGGTGCAGAGAATTCAAAGAACAGGACCGCGTGTATTGGACTCTAAAACACATTTATAAAAGACTCACATTCAAGGTCGGACTTTGCCTGAGCCTCGATTTCAGACAGCTCGGCCCTGAGGTGCTCCCCCCTGCTGCGAAGCAAAGCATGTCTGTCTGGGTTTACAACCAAAGCACTAGCATTGCTTGCAGCAGCTCCCCGAGTGTTGTTGCTTCCCACAAGCAGCCGTTGCCTGAATCGGTTAAGGCTACGCGGACCTGCGGTTTTTAAAGGGGGGCTAGTAAGCTCCGTGTGTTTGCAGTATACACCTTATCTGTTACTCAAGGGACCTAATCACCATTTATGCATTAGATAACTTGCCTGTAACGCGGTTACCCCCAACCACCCCAGGGATACGTACGCTTGTTGGCGGAGCATCTATGCTTTCTCCTAATTTCAAAGAACGCCATCAAGTGTTAGTCATATGCACGATACGGCCAAGAAACAAACCTTGTGAGGCAGAGCAGCGGGATAGGCAAAATGTTGCACTAGAAACCTCTTCTGTCAGCTCTAAGTATTGGCCTTGCTAGCCGAATGCTTGGATCAACTCGTTCATCATCACTGTCGCTGCTTGATGAGTCTGAACTTTCGTCAGCCACCCCTTTACCTTTATCATTAAGAGTGTTTGTGTCCGTGTCACCCCCGGCACCCTGCTTGCCACGCCGCCCCTCAGGTGTGGTGCAATCTTGTTGGATGGCAGCGATGAGCGCTTCAGCTGCTCGGAGCGCCTCCCGTTGGCCTGTTTTTTTCATACCAGGACAGATAATTTGATAATCGAATTAGTGAAACCTTATTTCTTCTCCCCACCATAACATTAATACCCAGACAAACATCCTGCATGTCTAACAAAGCCCCCATTTTACCTTCATGTTGTAGGATCCCACCAGGCTCGCCAACTACATCATGCCAATCTTCATCCAGATGATCGAATTCATCATGAGGCTTTGTCTGTACAGGGAAAATATCAGTTCCTTAATTaagcttttgtttttgtttttacacTTCCTGTTTATTTGTTCGCAAACTTGTAACAATGCTATTAGTGGATACAGATGTGACTTACGGGGAATATGTCCGGGTACTCCCTCGTGACATATATAAGCCTCGTGCAAATTTCTGCTGTGTAAAGGCTGATCCGTGGGACTGTGTGCTGCTCCACATTGTATGTCCCATAGTCCATCCAGTCGAAGAACCAAGGCTGTGAGACATGTAACAAAAGCAGAACCACAGATGTTAGATCAAATTTTAGGAGCCCAGAAACCCAGCATATGAAAAAGACATCACAATTTTTCAAGTCACTTTCAAGTGTCTTCTGGACATCGTCGTCAGCTTGCTCACGGTTAATTTTTCCACGTATATTCCTGAGAGTCCTCTTTGTGAATGGCACCTTCTCAACAGAACCAAAAAAACTCCCAATTATGTTGTATACCTTCCCCAAGTTGACATTGTTCTCCCTTAGCTGCCTAATCAGATCTTTGGTGTAGACGTCTATGTGTTTATGGGACGGGCAGTGCACTTTTTCACCCATGGTGAGCGACAGAGAGTGGTTGTGATTTTCCCGGTGCTCTGTGATGTACCAACTGTTGTCGGACGCTCGCAGTAGCCTAATTAGCACAGGACACTCACACCTGCAGGACCTGCTGTTCTCTGCTTCAGTTTTGCCCTGCAGCGAAAAAACCACGAAAAGACAAAAAAAGTTTATGTCAAAGCAGAACCCTGCAACAACATTTTCATCATACGCATGCAGAACAGCACTTACCGAGCACCCGCAAACAATCTCCTGCATCGTCTTTGTTCTTTGAGCATTTAGTCTGCTTTTCCCATATCCTATTCCGAAGCCAATCTCCCAAGAATAAAGATTGTAGAAATCATACGCCTCACCCAACGAGTCGAAACTGAGCCCTAGTGCAGGCCGCATCACACTCTTGTCAGGTTGCTCTGCATATTTTCGTATTGTTAACTCCAGAGCGGTCATCCTATGGACATGGCGCGCGGTCTGGCGGCGCACTTCCAAGACGCAACCTGCAAATGTTTTGAAACTTAATTGCATATGTTTGTGCGTACAAAAAAGCTTCGACAGTTTGTCACTATGCCAATTCTGTGTCATGGTGATCTGTTTGAGCACACCAAAGGTCTGAGCTAAGCAGTAAAAAATGTTTGTCAATACGAGCTCTTTTCGACTTCGTCAGGATGATGAAAAAACTTCATGTACATATGACATTTTTTNNNNNNNNNNNNNNNNNNNNNNNNNNNNNNNNNNNNNNNNNNNNNNNNNNNNNNNNNNNNNNNNNNNNNNNNNNNNNNNNNNNNNNNNNNNNNNNNNNNNNNNNNNNNNNNNNNNNNNNNNNNNNNNNNNNNNNNNNNNNNNNNNNNNNNNNNNNNNNNNNNNNNNNNNNNNNNNNNNNNNNNNNNNNNNNNNNNNNNNNNNNNNNNNNNNNNNNNNNNNNNNNNNNNNNNNNNNNNNNNNNNNNNNNNNNNNNNNNNNNNNNNNNNNNNNNNNNNNNNNNNNNNNNNNNNNNNNNNNNNNNNNNNNNNNNNNNNNNNNNNNNNNNNNNNNNNNNNNNNNNNNNNNNNNNNNNNNNNNNNNNNNNNNNNNNNNNNNNNNNNNNNNNNNNNNNNNNNNNNNNNNNNNNNNNNNNNNNNNNNNNNNNNNNNNN
It contains:
- the LOC119341476 gene encoding uncharacterized protein LOC119341476 isoform X2, translated to MLSTGCVLEVRRQTARHVHRMTALELTIRKYAEQPDKSVMRPALGLSFDSLGEAYDFYNLYSWEIGFGIGYGKSRLNAQRTKTMQEIVCGCSGKTEAENSRSCRCECPVLIRLLRASDNSWYITEHRENHNHSLSLTMGEKVHCPSHKHIDVYTKDLIRQLRENNVNLGKVYNIIGSFFGSVEKVPFTKRTLRNIRGKINREQADDDVQKTLESDLKNCDVFFICWVSGLLKFDLTSVVLLLLHVSQPWFFDWMDYGTYNVEQHTVPRISLYTAEICTRLIYVTREYPDIFPTKPHDEFDHLDEDWHDVVGEPGGILQHEGQREALRAAEALIAAIQQDCTTPEGRRGKQGAGGDTDTNTLNDKGKGVADESSDSSSSDSDDERVDPSIRLARPILRADRRGESIDAPPTSVRIPGVVGGNRVTGPRSLNRFRQRLLVGSNNTRGAAASNASALVVNPDRHALLRSRGEHLRAELSEIEAQAKSDLE
- the LOC119341476 gene encoding uncharacterized protein LOC119341476 isoform X1, which translates into the protein MLSTGCVLEVRRQTARHVHRMTALELTIRKYAEQPDKSVMRPALGLSFDSLGEAYDFYNLYSWEIGFGIGYGKSRLNAQRTKTMQEIVCGCSGKTEAENSRSCRCECPVLIRLLRASDNSWYITEHRENHNHSLSLTMGEKVHCPSHKHIDVYTKDLIRQLRENNVNLGKVYNIIGSFFGSVEKVPFTKRTLRNIRGKINREQADDDVQKTLESDLKNCDVFFICWVSGLLKFDLTSVVLLLLHVSQPWFFDWMDYGTYNVEQHTVPRISLYTAEICTRLIYVTREYPDIFPTKPHDEFDHLDEDWHDVVGEPGGILQHEGQREALRAAEALIAAIQQDCTTPEGRRGKQGAGGDTDTNTLNDKGKGVADESSDSSSSDSDDERVDPSIRLARPILRADRRGESIDAPPTSVRIPGVVGGNRVTGPRSLNRFRQRLLVGSNNTRGAAASNASALVVNPDRHALLRSRGEHLRAELSEIEAQAKSDLEYQNWFMAIRDVMPT
- the LOC119341476 gene encoding uncharacterized protein LOC119341476 isoform X3: MLSTGCVLEVRRQTARHVHRMTALELTIRKYAEQPDKSVMRPALGLSFDSLGEAYDFYNLYSWEIGFGIGYGKSRLNAQRTKTMQEIVCGCSGKTEAENSRSCRCECPVLIRLLRASDNSWYITEHRENHNHSLSLTMGEKVHCPSHKHIDVYTKDLIRQLRENNVNLGKPWFFDWMDYGTYNVEQHTVPRISLYTAEICTRLIYVTREYPDIFPTKPHDEFDHLDEDWHDVVGEPGGILQHEGQREALRAAEALIAAIQQDCTTPEGRRGKQGAGGDTDTNTLNDKGKGVADESSDSSSSDSDDERVDPSIRLARPILRADRRGESIDAPPTSVRIPGVVGGNRVTGPRSLNRFRQRLLVGSNNTRGAAASNASALVVNPDRHALLRSRGEHLRAELSEIEAQAKSDLEYQNWFMAIRDVMPT